One segment of Pseudomonas asgharzadehiana DNA contains the following:
- a CDS encoding succinylglutamate desuccinylase/aspartoacylase family protein: protein MRHQVHELIAPVPGTARQIHSFHFGPAQAEGKVYIQSSLHADELPGMLVAWHLKVRLAELEAAGRLSSEIVLVPIANPAGLEQVLMDTPLGRYELESGQNFNRLFVDLGEAVGDRVEALLGDDAQHNARLIRAALSTALAEQHAATQLQSQRLVLQRLACEADMVLDLHCDFEAVAHLYTTPEAWPQVEPLARYIGSEANLLATDSGGQSFDECFTLVWWQLQQRFGERFPIPMGSFSVTVELRGQGDVNHGLARLDCQAIIDYLIHFGAITGDPAPLPALPYPATPLAGVEPVATPVGGLLVFSALPGEYLEAGQLIAEIIDPITDRVTPVHCRNAGLLYARSLRRMATAGMVIGHVAGTQAYRSGYLLSP, encoded by the coding sequence ATGCGTCATCAGGTGCATGAACTGATCGCGCCGGTGCCAGGTACCGCGCGGCAGATTCACAGCTTCCACTTCGGCCCTGCCCAGGCCGAAGGCAAGGTTTATATCCAGTCATCGCTGCATGCCGATGAGTTGCCGGGCATGTTGGTGGCCTGGCACTTGAAGGTGCGCCTGGCCGAGCTGGAAGCGGCCGGGCGATTGTCGAGCGAGATCGTACTGGTGCCCATCGCCAACCCGGCGGGCCTGGAACAGGTGCTGATGGACACGCCGCTGGGCCGCTACGAGCTGGAAAGCGGGCAGAACTTCAACCGCCTGTTTGTCGACCTCGGCGAAGCCGTCGGCGATCGGGTCGAGGCATTGCTCGGCGATGATGCGCAACATAATGCCCGGCTGATCCGCGCGGCATTGAGCACCGCCCTGGCCGAGCAACACGCCGCGACCCAATTGCAGTCCCAGCGCTTGGTGTTGCAACGCCTGGCCTGCGAGGCCGACATGGTGCTGGACCTGCATTGCGACTTCGAAGCCGTGGCCCACCTGTACACCACCCCCGAAGCCTGGCCGCAGGTGGAGCCGTTGGCGCGCTATATCGGCTCGGAGGCCAACTTGCTGGCCACCGATTCCGGTGGGCAGTCCTTCGACGAATGTTTCACCCTGGTGTGGTGGCAGTTGCAACAACGCTTCGGCGAGCGCTTCCCGATTCCCATGGGCAGCTTTTCGGTGACCGTCGAACTGCGCGGCCAGGGCGATGTGAACCACGGCCTGGCCCGCCTCGATTGCCAGGCGATCATCGACTACCTGATCCACTTCGGCGCCATTACCGGCGACCCGGCGCCACTGCCCGCGCTGCCCTACCCGGCCACCCCGCTGGCCGGCGTCGAGCCGGTGGCCACGCCGGTGGGCGGCTTGCTGGTGTTCAGCGCCCTGCCCGGTGAATACCTGGAGGCCGGGCAACTGATCGCCGAAATCATCGACCCCATTACCGACCGCGTAACGCCCGTGCACTGCCGGAACGCAGGCCTGCTTTACGCCCGTTCGCTACGCCGCATGGCCACTGCCGGAATGGTCATCGGCCATGTCGCCGGGACCCAGGCTTACCGTAGCGGCTATCTACTTTCGCCTTGA
- a CDS encoding ABC transporter permease, whose amino-acid sequence MIELLQEYWRPFLYSDGQHITGLAMTLWLLSAALVIGFLVSIPLSIARVSHKRLVRWPVQFYTYLFRGTPLYIQLLICYTGIYSIAAVRAQPVLDAFFRDAMNCTILAFALNTCAYTTEIFAGAIRSMAHGEVEAAKAYGLSGWKLYAYVIMPSALRRSLPYYSNEVILMLHSTTVAFTATIPDILKVARDANSATFMTFQSFGIAALIYLAVTFALVGLFRLAERRWLAFLGPSH is encoded by the coding sequence ATGATCGAACTCTTGCAGGAATACTGGCGCCCGTTCCTTTATAGCGACGGCCAACACATCACCGGCCTGGCCATGACCCTGTGGTTGCTCAGCGCCGCGCTGGTGATCGGCTTTCTGGTGTCGATCCCGTTGTCCATTGCCCGCGTGTCGCACAAGCGGCTGGTGCGTTGGCCGGTGCAGTTCTATACCTACCTGTTTCGCGGCACGCCCCTCTATATACAGCTGCTGATTTGCTACACCGGCATCTACAGCATCGCCGCCGTGCGCGCCCAACCGGTGCTGGATGCGTTCTTTCGCGATGCGATGAACTGCACGATCCTGGCGTTCGCCCTCAACACCTGCGCCTATACCACGGAGATTTTCGCCGGGGCAATCCGCAGCATGGCCCACGGCGAAGTCGAGGCGGCCAAAGCCTACGGCCTTAGCGGCTGGAAGCTGTACGCCTACGTGATCATGCCCTCGGCCCTGCGCCGCTCGTTGCCTTACTACAGTAACGAAGTGATCCTGATGCTGCATTCGACCACCGTGGCGTTTACCGCGACGATCCCGGACATTCTCAAAGTCGCGCGGGACGCCAACTCGGCCACCTTCATGACCTTTCAATCGTTCGGCATCGCGGCGCTGATCTACCTGGCCGTGACCTTCGCCCTGGTCGGCCTGTTTCGGCTGGCGGAGCGGCGCTGGCTGGCCTTCCTCGGGCCGAGCCACTAA
- a CDS encoding ABC transporter permease, with protein sequence MFEDLLQTLGLSAFSLKGFGPLLLQGTWMTLKLSVLSLAVSVLLGLLGASAKLSSLPFLRIPAQLYTTLIRGVPDLVLMLLIFYSLQTWLTGLTDFMEWEYIEIDPFSAGVITLGFIYGAYFTETFRGAILAVPRGQLEAATAYGLKRGQRFRYVTFPQMMRFALPGIGNNWMVMLKATALVSIIGLADLVKAAQDAGKSTYQLFYFLVLAALIYLLITSASNFVLRRLERRYSAGAREAVR encoded by the coding sequence ATGTTCGAAGATCTGTTGCAAACCCTCGGGCTGAGCGCGTTCAGCTTGAAGGGTTTCGGCCCGCTGTTGCTGCAAGGCACCTGGATGACCCTTAAGTTGTCGGTGCTGTCCCTGGCCGTCAGCGTATTGCTGGGCCTGCTCGGCGCCAGCGCCAAACTGTCCAGCCTGCCCTTCCTGCGCATTCCCGCCCAGCTCTACACCACGCTGATTCGCGGGGTGCCCGACCTGGTGCTGATGCTGCTGATTTTCTACAGCCTGCAAACCTGGCTCACCGGTCTTACCGACTTTATGGAATGGGAATACATCGAGATCGACCCATTCAGCGCCGGGGTCATCACCCTGGGCTTCATCTATGGTGCCTATTTCACCGAGACGTTTCGCGGCGCGATCCTGGCCGTCCCCCGTGGTCAGTTGGAAGCCGCCACCGCGTATGGCCTCAAGCGCGGCCAGCGGTTTCGCTATGTGACCTTCCCACAGATGATGCGCTTTGCCCTGCCCGGCATCGGCAATAACTGGATGGTGATGCTCAAGGCCACCGCGCTGGTGTCGATCATCGGCCTGGCCGACCTGGTCAAAGCCGCCCAGGACGCGGGCAAAAGCACCTATCAGCTGTTCTATTTCCTGGTCCTCGCCGCGCTGATCTACTTGCTGATCACGAGCGCCTCCAACTTTGTCTTGCGCCGTCTTGAACGCCGCTACTCCGCGGGCGCCCGGGAGGCCGTGCGATGA
- a CDS encoding transporter substrate-binding domain-containing protein, producing MKKALLTLSALALCMAAGSALAKEYKELRFGVDPSYAPFESKAADGSLVGFDIDLGNAICAELKVKCKWVESDFDGMIPGLKANKFDGVISSMTVTPVREKAIDFSNELFSGPTSLVFKKGAGYSTPESLKGKSVGYEQGTIQEAYAKAVLDKAGVTTKAYANQDQVYADLTSGRLDASVQDMLQAELGFLKSPAGAGYEVSAAIDDPLLPSKTAVGIKKGNTELKALLDKGIKALHDDGTYATIQKKHFGDLNLYSGK from the coding sequence ATGAAAAAAGCATTGCTGACCCTTTCTGCACTGGCACTGTGCATGGCCGCAGGTTCCGCCTTGGCCAAGGAATACAAGGAATTGCGTTTTGGTGTCGATCCGTCCTACGCGCCGTTTGAATCCAAAGCCGCCGACGGCAGCCTGGTGGGCTTCGATATCGACCTGGGCAATGCCATCTGCGCTGAGCTGAAAGTGAAGTGCAAGTGGGTCGAAAGTGACTTCGACGGCATGATTCCGGGCCTGAAAGCCAACAAATTTGACGGTGTGATTTCGTCCATGACCGTGACCCCGGTGCGCGAAAAGGCCATCGACTTCTCCAATGAACTGTTCTCCGGCCCCACGTCGCTGGTGTTCAAGAAAGGCGCGGGTTACTCCACCCCTGAATCGCTCAAGGGCAAATCCGTGGGCTATGAGCAAGGCACCATTCAGGAAGCCTACGCCAAGGCTGTGCTGGACAAGGCCGGTGTGACCACCAAGGCCTACGCCAACCAGGACCAGGTTTACGCTGACCTGACGTCCGGCCGCCTCGACGCGTCCGTGCAGGACATGCTGCAAGCCGAACTGGGTTTTTTGAAGTCGCCAGCCGGTGCCGGCTACGAAGTGAGTGCGGCCATTGACGACCCGCTGCTGCCATCGAAAACCGCAGTCGGTATCAAAAAAGGTAACACTGAACTCAAGGCGCTTTTGGATAAAGGTATCAAAGCGTTACACGATGATGGCACCTACGCCACTATCCAGAAGAAACACTTTGGCGATCTGAACCTGTACAGCGGCAAGTAA